The Podospora pseudocomata strain CBS 415.72m chromosome 3, whole genome shotgun sequence genome window below encodes:
- a CDS encoding hypothetical protein (COG:S; EggNog:ENOG503P4GN): MASAQDVLISLPVDNLIDIISCLDPVSLIALSQTSKGLRDFINPLEHDFQQRLLALEPLPKNGGPEPDDYPGYPFRHPRFRLLHEAIPQMTNRGRDWWASSRYACFGCRKLLSNAMFDDSELFNTATRKPWMRSSEVQKMALTDWKLATTTESRLSSIQRRAEQDRELTEQYRQQYQTSFDWIKAVNRELNDDEDVEEVRRKCENGIEETSPHIVGKARHERRCVECKFQRHLYRDRPAHQLLCGNTDAPIIFSRKDVGLGLDFNRLFPGLLPKVLVPPKLKRILAHLCSMQEWHSVDEPLHPDILKTDSEDAEPEDVESAAEPQQLPLRVRCPSCEKWQPTVAFGMIVLWPFRHFSQLRLDHQGSPLCHYCHVKAHGKAATAARLYQPAEKIIDTEIYLQLDHLAEGWEQNLGLIRKVMAKTDLEGTWNKLVTLHDDLDSDELRRALDWSALGPSPTINLKDRIEFKHIHTLSLRKRLARDSLVPFWDRINGLGTAETIFGLHFFLEQWDGYTPAMSS; this comes from the exons ATGGCTTCTGCTCAGGACGTCTTAATCTCCCTCCCAGTGGATAATCTCATCGACATTATTTCCTGCCTCGATCCCGTTTCTCTCATCGCCCTTTCTCAAACCTCCAAGGGCCTTCGCGACTTTATCAACCCTCTTGAACATGACTTTCAACAGCGCCTACTCGCTCTCGAACCTCTTCCCAAGAATGGTGGCCCGGAGCCGGACGACTACCCAGGCTACCCATTTCGGCACCCGAGATTTCGTCTTTTACACGAGGCCATACCACAGATGACAAACCGTGGCCGGGACTGGTGGGCTAGCAGCAGATACGCTTGTTTCGGTTGCAGGAAGCTTCTCTCGAATGCCATGTTTGATGACAGTGAGTTGTTCAACACAGCCACAAGGAAACCTTGGATGAGAAGTTCCGAAGTGCAGAAGATGGCCCTCACAGATTGGAAACTTGCAACCACGACAGAGAGCAGGCTCTCATCAATTCAGAGGCGAGCGGAGCAAGACAGAGAACTCACCGAGCAGTACCGGCAGCAGTATCAGACGTCCTTCGACTGGATCAAAGCAGTGAACAGGGAACTGAATGATGACGAAGATGTAGAGGAAGTTCGCAGGAAGTGCGAAAACGGCATTGAAGAGACAAGCCCTCACATCGTCGGCAAGGCTCGTCACGAACGGAGGTGCGTGGAGTGTAAGTTCCAGCGCCACCTCTACCGTGACCGCCCTGCCCATCAGCTTTTATGTGGCAACACCGATGCCCCAATCATTTTCTCCCGAAAGGACgtgggtttggggttggacTTCAACAGGCTGTTCCCCGGTCTCTTGCCAAAAGTATTGGTACCACCCAAATTGAAGCGGATACTGGCTCATTTGTGCTCCATGCAAGAGTGGCACTCCGTTGATGAGCCGCTGCATCCTGATATCCTGAAGACGGATTCTGAAGACGCGGAACCTGAAGACGTGGAATCTGCAGCTGAACCTCAACAGCTTCCACTGCGGGTCAGATGTCCAAGCTGTGAAAAATGGCAACCAACTGTGGCATTTGGAATGATTGTGTTGTGGCCGTTTCGCCATTTCAGCCAGCTCAGGCTGGACCACCAAGGGTCACCTTTGTGTCATTACTGTCACGTCAAAGCCCACGGCAAAGCTGCAACGGCAGCAAGATTGTACCAACCGGCCGAGAAGATTATCGACACGGAAATTTACCTGCAACTTGACCACCTTGCAGAAGGGTGGGAGCAAAACTTGGGCCTGATACGCAAAGTAATGGCGAAAACAGACCTAGAGGGGACATGGAACAAGCTGGTTACGCTCCATGATGATTTAGATAGCGATGAGCTCAGGCGGGCTCTAGACTGGAGTGCTCTGGGACCCTCTCCCACTATCAATCTCAAAGACAGAATTGAGTTCAAACACATTCACACCCTGTCATTGCGCAAGCGCTTGGCTCGGGATAGCCTGGTCCCATTTTGGGACAGGATCAACGGATTGGGTACGGCTGAAACTATTTTCGGGCTGCATTTCTTTCTGGAACAATGGGATGG TTACACCCCCGCCATGTCATCATAA